One window of the Pseudomonas knackmussii B13 genome contains the following:
- a CDS encoding MFS transporter — MTDFAQPQSFERGKSSSRDERKVIFASSLGTVFEWYDFFLYGSLAAVISKQFFAGVNDTTAFIFALLAFAAGFLVRPFGALVFGRLGDMIGRKYTFLVTILLMGLSTFGVGLLPSYATIGVAAPIVLIVLRLLQGLALGGEYGGAAIYVAEHAPAGKRGAYTAWIQCTATGGLLLSLLVIWACRQFTGPEFETWGWRVPFLLSIVLLAISTWIRLSMQESPAFLKMKAEGKVSKAPLTESFTNWSNLKIVLTALFSINAGQAVTFYAAQFYVMFFLTQVLKVDPALSNVLLIISLVIGAPMFVFAGWISDKVGRKPVLVTGLLLATLFYFPLFKALTHYANPQIDAATRQAPVVVMADPATCTFQFDPVGKAKFDSPCDKAKTLLVKGGVPYSTQAAPAGSALVVSVGEKRIEGFDAAALGAAVKEAGYPTQADPALVNRPMVVAIIVALIFIATCCYGPLAALMVELFPTRIRYTSLSLPYHIGNGWFGGLLPTLSFALVVYTGDIFYGLWYPVLVTAFSLVCALLFLRETRHNDIHA; from the coding sequence ATGACCGATTTCGCACAGCCCCAGTCGTTCGAGCGGGGGAAATCCAGCAGTCGCGACGAGCGCAAGGTGATCTTCGCCTCGTCGCTGGGCACCGTCTTCGAGTGGTACGACTTCTTCCTCTACGGATCGCTGGCGGCGGTCATCAGCAAGCAGTTCTTCGCCGGGGTCAACGACACCACCGCGTTCATCTTCGCCCTGCTGGCCTTCGCCGCCGGCTTCCTGGTGCGGCCCTTCGGTGCGCTGGTGTTCGGCCGCCTGGGCGACATGATCGGGCGCAAGTACACCTTCCTCGTGACCATATTGCTGATGGGCCTGTCGACCTTCGGCGTCGGCCTGCTGCCGTCCTACGCCACCATCGGCGTGGCCGCGCCCATCGTGCTCATCGTTCTGCGTCTGCTGCAGGGCCTGGCGCTGGGCGGGGAGTACGGCGGCGCGGCGATCTATGTCGCCGAGCACGCCCCGGCCGGCAAGCGCGGCGCCTACACCGCGTGGATTCAATGCACCGCCACCGGCGGCCTGCTGCTGTCGCTGCTGGTGATCTGGGCCTGCCGGCAGTTCACCGGGCCCGAATTCGAGACCTGGGGCTGGCGCGTGCCGTTCCTGCTGTCGATCGTGCTGCTGGCGATCTCCACCTGGATTCGCCTGTCGATGCAGGAGTCGCCGGCGTTCCTGAAGATGAAAGCCGAGGGCAAGGTGAGCAAGGCGCCGCTGACCGAGTCGTTCACCAACTGGAGCAACCTGAAGATCGTGCTGACCGCGCTGTTCAGCATCAACGCCGGGCAGGCGGTGACCTTCTACGCCGCGCAGTTCTACGTGATGTTCTTCCTCACCCAGGTGCTCAAGGTCGACCCGGCGCTGTCCAACGTGCTGCTGATCATCTCGCTGGTGATTGGCGCGCCGATGTTCGTGTTCGCCGGCTGGATATCCGACAAGGTCGGCCGCAAGCCGGTGCTGGTCACCGGGCTGCTGCTGGCCACGCTGTTCTACTTCCCGCTGTTCAAGGCCCTGACCCACTACGCCAACCCGCAGATCGATGCGGCCACCCGACAGGCGCCGGTGGTGGTGATGGCGGACCCGGCGACCTGCACCTTCCAGTTCGATCCGGTGGGCAAGGCCAAATTCGACAGCCCCTGCGACAAGGCCAAGACCCTGCTGGTGAAAGGCGGCGTGCCCTACAGCACCCAGGCCGCGCCGGCCGGCAGCGCGCTGGTGGTGAGCGTGGGCGAGAAGCGTATCGAGGGCTTCGACGCCGCCGCACTCGGCGCGGCTGTGAAGGAGGCCGGCTACCCGACCCAGGCCGACCCGGCGCTGGTGAACCGGCCGATGGTGGTCGCCATCATCGTCGCGCTGATCTTCATCGCCACCTGCTGCTACGGCCCGCTGGCGGCGCTGATGGTCGAGCTGTTCCCGACGCGCATCCGCTACACCTCGCTGTCGCTGCCGTACCACATCGGCAACGGCTGGTTCGGCGGGCTGCTGCCGACCCTGTCGTTCGCCCTGGTGGTGTACACCGGCGACATCTTCTACGGCCTCTGGTACCCGGTGCTGGTCACCGCCTTCAGCCTGGTCTGCGCGCTGCTGTTCCTGCGTGAGACGCGGCATAACGACATTCACGCTTGA
- a CDS encoding BRO-N domain-containing protein has translation MSISTFTTPAQTLLVPTHFYRHKRRLRALLIEGEAWFVVRDLGKLMNAWLEERAARNLDADQVCRAVIRDDNGLADEVELMSESGMYATLIHFHHPENRCIRQWISHSVLPSLRDAAQATPSEVPRRRLLRWEQQQLSVLDWQGQMWVPVGDLPQVMRIGS, from the coding sequence ATGTCCATTTCCACTTTCACCACGCCTGCTCAAACCCTTCTCGTCCCCACCCACTTCTACCGCCACAAACGCCGCCTGCGCGCCCTGTTGATCGAGGGCGAGGCCTGGTTCGTCGTGCGTGATCTCGGCAAGTTGATGAATGCCTGGCTGGAGGAGCGCGCCGCGCGCAACCTCGATGCGGACCAGGTGTGCCGCGCCGTGATTCGCGATGACAACGGCCTGGCCGACGAGGTCGAGCTGATGAGCGAGTCGGGCATGTACGCCACGCTGATCCACTTCCACCATCCGGAGAACCGCTGCATTCGCCAGTGGATAAGTCATTCGGTGCTGCCGAGCCTGCGCGATGCGGCGCAAGCGACGCCAAGCGAAGTGCCGCGCCGGCGCCTGCTGCGCTGGGAACAGCAGCAGCTGAGCGTGCTCGACTGGCAGGGACAGATGTGGGTGCCGGTGGGCGACTTGCCGCAGGTGATGCGGATCGGGTCGTAG
- a CDS encoding S-type pyocin domain-containing protein produces the protein MRLLHRTDPRAPFSGAVAPHTAQELVGQALRNERHRLKGLDQLGYYGQFPRDADIVDAVRRGEWVLLQDEPALVSSGGFKQPSPEPEEQPIYLKEDSWPLPKPREDLVFAKSCEIRNWGRTCAGSEVEAAEHFGSAMLCGAVALPASATTAINAGAETALARIAGGGILQRGYTWALRGLGAASSPASLFILGMLPARLNDDTFYNEDRLRILDRARTRVRFQIRRDAEGALQVYGIHTGPDGDDHVRTVKAKWVGNDWVMEAHLNGLTILWTPNKGEGPIPPLIYPEHRGKQLDNILVHPIAPDTDSQIEIYPGSEDITTDDFILTFPANSGIRAMYVVYAVSPRDEPGVVTGEGVEISGIWLADAGVGQGAPIPSQVANKLRGKSYRRFDDFRKDFWKAVSEVQELNGQLALINQRLIRSGNAPFVMGSEAVGRRQKFELHHVRRVVDGGEVYDVENLRVSTPRNHIFIHASGEGE, from the coding sequence ATGCGCTTGCTTCATCGAACCGATCCCCGCGCCCCTTTCTCGGGAGCAGTAGCTCCGCATACCGCCCAGGAGCTTGTTGGCCAGGCATTAAGGAATGAGCGACACCGCCTGAAGGGGCTGGATCAGCTGGGGTACTACGGCCAGTTTCCCCGCGACGCCGATATCGTCGATGCCGTGCGCCGCGGCGAATGGGTGTTGCTGCAGGACGAGCCGGCACTCGTCAGTTCGGGTGGATTCAAACAGCCAAGCCCGGAACCCGAAGAACAACCGATCTACCTCAAGGAGGACTCCTGGCCGCTACCCAAGCCGCGAGAGGACCTGGTGTTCGCCAAGTCCTGCGAGATTCGCAATTGGGGCAGAACGTGCGCGGGCAGCGAGGTGGAGGCGGCTGAGCATTTCGGCAGCGCCATGTTATGCGGCGCTGTTGCGCTACCGGCTTCCGCCACGACTGCCATCAATGCAGGTGCCGAGACTGCCCTGGCGCGAATCGCTGGCGGCGGCATCCTCCAGCGGGGCTACACCTGGGCCTTGCGTGGCCTGGGCGCGGCCAGCAGCCCGGCGAGCCTGTTCATCCTCGGCATGCTGCCCGCCCGCCTGAACGACGACACCTTCTACAACGAAGACCGACTGCGAATCCTCGACCGGGCCCGCACTCGCGTGCGCTTTCAGATTCGCCGCGATGCCGAAGGTGCCTTGCAGGTCTATGGCATCCATACCGGTCCCGATGGCGACGACCACGTACGCACGGTAAAGGCCAAGTGGGTCGGCAACGACTGGGTAATGGAGGCCCACCTGAATGGCCTGACCATCCTGTGGACACCCAACAAGGGTGAGGGGCCCATTCCGCCGCTGATCTACCCGGAACATCGGGGGAAGCAGCTGGACAACATCCTGGTTCATCCCATCGCGCCCGACACCGATTCGCAGATCGAGATCTATCCGGGCAGCGAGGACATCACTACCGACGACTTCATCCTCACGTTCCCCGCCAATAGCGGGATTCGGGCGATGTATGTCGTCTACGCCGTATCTCCGCGTGACGAACCGGGGGTGGTAACGGGGGAGGGCGTGGAGATCAGCGGTATCTGGTTGGCGGATGCGGGAGTTGGGCAGGGAGCACCGATTCCATCGCAAGTCGCGAATAAGCTGAGAGGGAAGAGCTATAGGCGCTTTGATGATTTCAGAAAGGATTTCTGGAAGGCCGTCAGTGAGGTTCAAGAGTTGAATGGTCAGCTTGCGTTGATTAATCAAAGGCTGATTCGTTCTGGTAATGCTCCATTTGTTATGGGTTCGGAAGCAGTTGGACGCAGGCAAAAGTTTGAATTGCACCACGTAAGAAGAGTTGTGGATGGTGGTGAGGTCTATGATGTTGAGAACTTGAGGGTAAGCACCCCGAGGAATCACATCTTCATACATGCTTCGGGTGAAGGGGAGTGA
- a CDS encoding GMC family oxidoreductase, giving the protein MPQALESFDYLIVGAGPAGCLLANRLSADPANRVLLIEAGGPDNYPWIHIPVGYLYCIGNPRTDWCFDTESVPGLNGRAIKYPRGRVLGGCSSINGMIYMRGQARDYDGWVAEGNAGWGWNDLLPLFLGMEDHFAGDSSLHHGGGEWRVEQQRLSWEILDAFRDAAAQTGIASVDDFNGGDNEGCGYFQVNQRAGVRWNASKAFLRSIMDRPNLMVLTNVEAQRLILENGRACGLEVDWQGARRELRARREVILCAGAIGSPTLLQRSGIGPRGLLEKLGIGVRHELAGVGENLQDHLQLRLIYRIEGARTLNRIAATPWGKVGMGLEYLFKRSGPLSMAPSQLGAFAKSDPSQASANLEYHVQPLSLERFGEPLHAFPAFTASVCDLRPLSRGSVQIRSADARDKPLIQPNYLSHPQDLKVAADAIRLTRRIAAAPALARYRPEEFKPGPAFATEEDLHRAAADIGTTIFHPAGTCRMGQGASAVVDSQLRVQGIPGLRIADASIMPTLTSGNSCSPVLVIAEKAARMILADAARRAEVIPIAGREVKVPS; this is encoded by the coding sequence ATGCCCCAGGCACTGGAATCGTTCGACTACCTGATCGTCGGTGCCGGCCCCGCCGGTTGCCTGCTGGCCAACCGCCTCTCCGCCGACCCGGCCAACCGCGTGCTGCTCATCGAAGCCGGCGGGCCGGACAACTACCCGTGGATCCACATCCCGGTCGGCTACCTCTACTGCATCGGCAACCCGCGCACCGACTGGTGCTTCGACACCGAGTCCGTCCCCGGCCTCAACGGCCGCGCCATCAAGTACCCGCGCGGTCGCGTGCTGGGCGGCTGTTCGTCGATCAACGGGATGATCTACATGCGCGGCCAGGCCCGCGACTACGACGGCTGGGTGGCCGAGGGCAACGCCGGCTGGGGCTGGAACGACCTGCTGCCGCTGTTCCTCGGCATGGAGGATCACTTCGCCGGCGACAGCTCGCTGCACCACGGCGGCGGCGAGTGGCGGGTGGAGCAGCAGCGGCTTTCCTGGGAAATCCTCGACGCCTTCCGCGACGCGGCGGCGCAGACCGGCATCGCTTCGGTGGACGACTTCAACGGCGGCGACAACGAAGGCTGTGGATACTTCCAGGTCAACCAGCGCGCCGGCGTGCGCTGGAATGCGTCCAAGGCCTTCCTGCGGTCGATCATGGATCGCCCGAACCTGATGGTGCTGACGAATGTGGAAGCGCAGCGGCTGATCCTCGAAAACGGCCGCGCCTGTGGTTTGGAAGTGGATTGGCAAGGCGCGCGGCGTGAACTGCGCGCTCGCCGCGAGGTGATCCTCTGTGCCGGCGCCATCGGCTCGCCGACCTTGCTGCAGCGCTCCGGCATCGGCCCGCGCGGGCTGCTGGAGAAGCTCGGCATCGGTGTGCGCCACGAGCTGGCCGGCGTCGGCGAGAACCTGCAAGACCACCTGCAATTGCGCCTGATCTACCGCATCGAAGGCGCGCGCACGCTGAACCGCATCGCCGCCACGCCCTGGGGCAAGGTCGGCATGGGCCTGGAGTACCTGTTCAAGCGCAGCGGCCCGCTGTCCATGGCGCCTAGCCAGTTGGGCGCCTTCGCCAAGTCCGACCCGTCGCAGGCTTCGGCGAACCTCGAATACCACGTGCAGCCGCTGTCGCTGGAGCGCTTCGGCGAGCCGCTGCACGCCTTCCCGGCATTCACCGCATCGGTCTGCGACCTGCGCCCGCTGAGCCGGGGCAGCGTGCAGATTCGCAGCGCCGATGCGCGCGACAAGCCGCTGATCCAGCCGAACTACCTGAGTCATCCACAGGACCTGAAGGTCGCCGCCGACGCCATCCGCCTGACCCGCCGCATCGCCGCCGCGCCCGCCCTGGCGCGCTACCGGCCGGAGGAGTTCAAGCCCGGCCCCGCATTCGCGACCGAAGAGGACCTGCACCGCGCGGCGGCGGACATCGGCACCACCATCTTCCACCCGGCCGGTACTTGCCGGATGGGGCAGGGCGCGAGCGCGGTGGTCGACAGCCAGCTGCGCGTGCAAGGCATCCCCGGCCTGCGCATCGCCGACGCGTCGATCATGCCCACGCTCACGTCCGGCAACAGCTGCTCGCCGGTGCTGGTGATCGCCGAGAAGGCCGCGCGGATGATCCTGGCCGATGCGGCGCGCCGCGCCGAGGTCATTCCCATCGCTGGTCGGGAGGTGAAGGTCCCGTCCTGA
- a CDS encoding IS110 family transposase — MTSQVPVIGIDVAKESLSLCDTRSGEVFELANDVRTIKAWLKTLPPCCAIAIEATSTYHMDVATLAHARGHRIYVINGFRLSNYRKGIGGRNKDDRSDALLLARYLTHEQAQLEPWQPPSKAYCRLQTLLHRRAALVRSAISLRQSFSQDRSLAKALKPVLKQMATLESRLEKEIQQALREAGLMEQSKRCQAIEGIGPLTAAALNLAFLRGRFRNSDAFIAFIGLDVRLKESGRYSGRRKLTKQGDPEIRRLLHNAAMAAARTQRWQALYQSYLARGLKKIEALTILARKLARIAFALMQSQTSYQPPKQEPSLT, encoded by the coding sequence ATGACAAGCCAAGTTCCGGTTATCGGTATCGATGTCGCCAAGGAGTCGCTGAGCCTCTGCGATACACGCTCGGGCGAGGTATTCGAACTGGCCAATGACGTCCGCACTATCAAGGCCTGGCTGAAAACCCTCCCTCCCTGCTGCGCCATCGCGATCGAAGCGACCAGCACCTATCACATGGATGTTGCGACCCTGGCGCATGCGCGGGGACATCGGATCTACGTCATCAATGGCTTTCGCCTGAGCAACTACCGCAAGGGGATTGGTGGGCGAAACAAGGATGATCGCAGCGATGCCCTGCTGCTGGCCCGTTACCTGACCCACGAACAAGCGCAACTGGAGCCTTGGCAGCCGCCGAGCAAGGCCTACTGCCGCCTGCAGACACTGCTGCATCGGCGTGCTGCACTGGTCCGTAGCGCCATCTCGTTGCGCCAGAGCTTTTCCCAGGATCGCTCCTTGGCCAAGGCGCTAAAGCCTGTTCTCAAGCAAATGGCCACACTGGAGTCACGCCTGGAGAAAGAGATTCAACAGGCGCTGCGAGAGGCTGGCCTAATGGAGCAAAGCAAGCGCTGCCAGGCCATCGAAGGGATCGGACCGCTGACGGCAGCGGCCCTGAACCTGGCATTTCTGCGGGGACGTTTTCGCAATAGCGATGCCTTCATCGCCTTTATCGGATTGGATGTGCGGCTCAAGGAGTCCGGCCGCTATAGCGGCCGACGAAAGCTGACCAAGCAAGGGGACCCTGAAATCCGTCGGCTGCTCCACAACGCGGCCATGGCGGCAGCGCGCACGCAGCGCTGGCAGGCCCTTTACCAAAGCTACCTGGCGCGCGGCCTGAAGAAGATCGAGGCCCTGACTATCCTCGCCCGCAAATTGGCCCGAATTGCCTTTGCCCTGATGCAATCCCAGACCAGCTACCAGCCTCCAAAGCAGGAGCCGTCATTGACATAG
- a CDS encoding LysR family transcriptional regulator — MFDWNDLRYLLELHRSGRLLTAAKRLNTTHATVARHIEAIERDLGTQLFAQHTGGYQLTPAGLALLKHAEAMENTALLAQEEMSQSISPLGQVRLGVTEGLGTMFLAPRLGELMRQYPGLELELVSVPRFVSITNREADIAITLEKPNADQLISRRLTRYRLSLFASPGYLEKAPPLRNREDLNRHQWIGYVDDLLFSQELMFHHSFCRHPQVVFRSTSVVAQQQAAQAGVGIAILPQYMGLHDPKLVPVLPEEFIEREYWMCTRRELHRSVRLRLVWDFLVGLCERERGVLVGGRATADL, encoded by the coding sequence ATGTTCGATTGGAACGACCTGCGCTATCTGCTTGAGCTGCACCGCAGCGGCCGCCTGCTGACCGCCGCCAAGCGCCTCAACACCACCCACGCCACCGTGGCCCGGCACATCGAGGCCATCGAGCGCGACCTCGGCACCCAGCTGTTCGCCCAGCACACCGGCGGCTACCAGCTCACCCCGGCGGGCCTGGCCCTGCTCAAGCACGCCGAAGCGATGGAAAACACCGCCCTCCTCGCCCAGGAGGAAATGAGCCAGAGCATCAGCCCGCTCGGCCAGGTCCGCCTGGGCGTGACCGAAGGGCTGGGCACCATGTTCCTCGCCCCCCGCCTGGGCGAGCTGATGCGCCAATACCCGGGCCTTGAGCTGGAACTGGTCTCGGTGCCGCGCTTCGTCAGCATCACCAACCGCGAAGCGGACATCGCGATAACCCTGGAAAAACCCAACGCCGACCAACTGATCAGCCGCCGCCTGACCCGCTACCGCCTGAGCCTGTTCGCCAGCCCCGGCTACCTGGAAAAAGCCCCGCCGCTGCGCAACCGCGAAGACCTCAACCGGCACCAATGGATCGGCTACGTGGACGACCTGCTGTTCAGCCAGGAACTGATGTTCCACCACAGCTTCTGCCGCCACCCGCAAGTGGTGTTCCGCAGCACCAGCGTCGTAGCCCAGCAACAAGCAGCCCAGGCCGGCGTGGGCATAGCGATCCTCCCCCAATACATGGGCCTGCACGACCCGAAGCTGGTGCCGGTGCTGCCGGAGGAATTCATCGAGCGGGAGTATTGGATGTGTACGCGGCGCGAACTCCATCGCTCGGTAAGGTTGCGGTTGGTTTGGGACTTTTTGGTGGGGTTGTGTGAGCGGGAGCGGGGGGTTTTGGTGGGTGGAAGAGCCACTGCGGACCTGTAG
- a CDS encoding bacteriocin immunity protein, whose protein sequence is MVGECSKVGIHEYTEKEFVEFINSLFLADVSGTDDEADALFMHFNNICPHLAGSDLIYYPESGADSSAEGIAKAIGEWCRTHGIPGFRQE, encoded by the coding sequence ATGGTGGGGGAATGTTCAAAGGTTGGTATTCATGAGTATACGGAGAAGGAATTCGTGGAATTTATAAATTCCTTGTTTCTGGCTGATGTGTCAGGTACGGATGATGAGGCGGATGCCCTGTTCATGCATTTCAATAATATATGTCCACATCTCGCTGGTTCTGATTTGATTTATTACCCGGAAAGCGGAGCGGACAGCTCTGCGGAGGGTATTGCCAAAGCAATCGGCGAATGGTGTCGCACCCATGGCATTCCAGGGTTCAGGCAAGAATGA
- a CDS encoding DUF7683 domain-containing protein — MRYFLEAFDAETEFLVFEVEVPASFEKELTEIMGWNEEQFGFEGYDLNEQKLSLIERLIGKRLADPRYTFQLTCNL, encoded by the coding sequence ATGAGGTATTTTCTCGAGGCTTTTGATGCGGAGACAGAGTTTTTGGTTTTTGAAGTTGAGGTTCCGGCCTCATTTGAAAAGGAGTTGACGGAAATAATGGGATGGAATGAGGAACAGTTTGGTTTCGAGGGCTACGACCTTAACGAGCAAAAGCTGTCGTTGATTGAACGGCTCATAGGTAAAAGGCTTGCTGATCCGCGATACACATTTCAGTTGACGTGCAATTTGTAG
- a CDS encoding DUF3916 domain-containing protein, which yields MRRLALSNKKLRGIPRRLRALEQWASSFRGLYYPQPEETERFIHWKIPVHAALVEGAQARIEWQAFCVQQLLEAAAHLSRAAERTQGYYRVACLLTWPWLFESEVTVFYDRDYYMGFMGHENNLAPQRLSERLALDVPEPFIEHGHDVTQIDDEAAVQWWCIGEPV from the coding sequence TTGCGAAGACTGGCTCTCAGCAATAAAAAACTCAGAGGCATTCCCCGCCGCCTGCGCGCGCTGGAGCAATGGGCCTCGAGCTTCCGAGGCCTGTATTACCCCCAGCCCGAGGAAACGGAGCGCTTCATCCATTGGAAAATTCCAGTGCATGCCGCCTTGGTCGAAGGTGCGCAGGCGCGCATCGAGTGGCAAGCCTTCTGTGTTCAACAATTGCTCGAAGCGGCAGCCCACTTGTCACGAGCCGCAGAGCGTACCCAAGGCTATTACCGCGTCGCTTGCCTGCTGACGTGGCCTTGGTTGTTCGAGAGTGAAGTGACCGTGTTCTATGACCGCGATTACTACATGGGCTTCATGGGGCACGAGAACAACTTGGCACCGCAACGCCTGAGCGAAAGACTGGCTTTGGACGTGCCCGAGCCATTCATCGAGCACGGGCATGACGTAACGCAGATCGACGATGAGGCGGCGGTTCAATGGTGGTGCATAGGCGAACCTGTGTGA
- a CDS encoding GGDEF domain-containing protein → MTLDPPTMLTISVALAAAAALYLAVEWGTVRERSLLFWSAGFATITVGSTLALLRMSGLLLIGVWFANGLLVVAHWLFLLGVARFTEARLSKAWYLIFVAWGALLLLPGEPPWSKAVFVLNSSLVALLSIRASFLLRPHGKSLSVGAVQLRYVLLVHGLFYVAKVLTAIVPGTLIDLASLGGAIIQISLVEGAMAIMLIALSMTGTERYRREKRIARLAARDPLTALYNRRALEVRAPRLLEEVSSARPGALLLIDIDNFKLVNDLHGHIAGDRLLIALSEMIRAHLPEGALAARLGGDEFVILLGDAANERVVALGSNLREQFQQTATEGFATPEPVTLSIGAHLFDQPPASLAALIEQSDAALYASKRGGRDSLRVVDRTRAGSEALPAR, encoded by the coding sequence ATGACCCTCGATCCGCCCACGATGCTGACAATCTCGGTCGCCCTCGCCGCGGCCGCCGCGCTGTACCTGGCGGTCGAATGGGGCACGGTTCGCGAGCGCTCGCTGCTGTTCTGGAGCGCCGGCTTCGCCACCATCACCGTCGGCTCGACCCTCGCCCTGCTGCGCATGAGCGGCCTGCTGCTGATCGGCGTGTGGTTCGCCAACGGCCTGCTGGTGGTGGCCCACTGGCTATTCCTGCTGGGCGTCGCGCGCTTCACCGAAGCGCGGCTGTCGAAGGCCTGGTACCTGATCTTCGTCGCCTGGGGCGCCTTGCTCCTGCTGCCGGGCGAGCCGCCGTGGTCGAAGGCGGTGTTCGTGCTCAACTCCTCGCTGGTGGCCTTGCTGTCCATCCGCGCCAGCTTCCTGCTCAGGCCGCACGGCAAGTCGCTGAGCGTGGGCGCGGTGCAACTGCGCTACGTGCTGCTGGTCCATGGCCTGTTCTATGTGGCCAAGGTGCTCACGGCAATTGTGCCGGGCACGCTGATCGACCTTGCCTCCCTGGGCGGCGCGATCATCCAGATATCCCTGGTCGAAGGGGCGATGGCGATCATGCTGATCGCCCTGTCGATGACCGGCACCGAGCGCTACCGCCGCGAAAAACGCATCGCCCGCTTGGCCGCCCGCGACCCGCTCACCGCCCTGTACAACCGCCGCGCCCTCGAAGTACGCGCCCCGCGCCTGCTGGAAGAAGTCTCCAGCGCCCGCCCGGGCGCGCTGCTGCTGATCGACATCGACAACTTCAAACTGGTCAACGACCTTCACGGCCACATCGCCGGCGACCGCCTGCTCATCGCCCTGAGCGAGATGATCCGCGCGCACCTGCCCGAAGGCGCGCTGGCGGCCCGGCTGGGCGGCGACGAGTTCGTCATCCTGCTCGGCGATGCCGCGAACGAACGTGTAGTGGCGCTGGGCAGCAACCTGCGCGAGCAATTCCAGCAGACGGCCACGGAAGGCTTCGCCACGCCCGAACCGGTGACGCTGAGCATCGGCGCCCACCTGTTCGACCAGCCGCCGGCCAGCCTGGCGGCGCTGATCGAACAAAGCGACGCGGCGCTCTACGCCTCCAAACGCGGCGGCCGCGACAGCCTCCGCGTGGTGGATCGCACCCGGGCCGGTAGCGAGGCGCTGCCGGCGCGGTAA
- a CDS encoding bacteriocin immunity protein — translation MNSFEKNRLEEFTESEFLGLIREFFEGGSELEGDEFEDYIDKLVRHFVMLVEHPAGSDLLFYPEPEFGDSPEGVLRAVKKWRSDNGVPGFKRG, via the coding sequence ATGAATAGTTTTGAAAAGAATCGTCTTGAAGAGTTTACCGAGAGCGAATTCTTGGGTTTGATTCGCGAATTTTTTGAAGGTGGAAGCGAACTAGAGGGAGACGAATTCGAAGATTATATTGATAAGTTGGTTCGCCATTTCGTCATGCTTGTTGAGCATCCGGCCGGTAGCGATCTCCTGTTCTATCCAGAACCTGAGTTTGGGGACTCTCCGGAGGGGGTTTTGCGAGCAGTGAAGAAGTGGCGGTCCGACAATGGGGTTCCCGGATTTAAACGCGGATAA